A section of the Mangifera indica cultivar Alphonso unplaced genomic scaffold, CATAS_Mindica_2.1 Un_0013, whole genome shotgun sequence genome encodes:
- the LOC123205708 gene encoding ankyrin repeat-containing protein NPR4-like has product MPYRQVEKIRLVTLGIRAAASSFEDVILESFSVISTVPSLKRVREAKLQHRCFEEIVEKFCFEFGSNVSFELVGFLLWPVMFSVTYFGNVEIVRICLQHFPDLIFGHLQSGNEHLLHVATGCWQEEIFNLITEIPTTRANLPNSKDNYGNTVWHSSAKLAPSYNLLSVSGAALQMQKELQWFKEVDNFIDPGKKDLMNVIGKTATEIFMEDHKKLAEEGEKWMKDTANSCMIVTTLVATVVFAAAFTVPGGNVGDTGIPVFLQRTDFLVFAISDALALLSSSTSLLMFLSILTARYAPEDFLLKLPRSLIIGLGSLFFAIITMMVAFGATLYMLLKDRWESFYIPIIALGCIPAVIFTKLQVPLFYDMVQSTYGSGVVKKKKTQ; this is encoded by the exons ATGCCGTACAGGCAAGTCGAGAAAATTCGGCTTGTGACACTTGGTATTAGAGCTGC AGCTTCATCGTTTGAAGACGTTATTTTGGAAAGCTTCTCTGTTATTTCAACTG TACCAAGTTTAAAACGAGTTCGAGAAGCCAAGTTGCAACACAGATGCTTTGAGGAAATAGTAGAAAAGTTTTGCTTTGAATTTGGATCCAACGTTAGCTTTGAGCTTGTCGGTTTTTTACTTTGGCCGGTCATGTTTTCAGTTACATATTTTGGGAATGTTGAAATCGTAAGGATTTGTCTTCAACATTTTCCGGATCTTATTTTCGGACATTTGCAATCTGGAAACGAACACCTATTGCATGTTGCAACTGGATGCTGgcaagaagaaatttttaatcTGATAACCGAGATCCCTACAACTAGAGCTAAtttgcccaattcaaaagatAATTACGGAAACACTGTCTGGCACAGTTCAGCAAAATTGGCACCTTCCTATAACCTCTTATCGGTTTCTGGTGCGGCTTTACAGATGCAAAAAGAGTTGCAATGGTTTAAG GAGGTGGACAATTTCATTGACCCCGGAAAAAAAGACCTAATGAATGTGATAGGTAAAACAGCTACGGAAATTTTCATGGAGGATCACAAGAAGTTGGCTGAGGAGGGAGAGAAATGGATGAAAGATACTGCAAATTCTTGCATGATTGTTACCACGCTCGTTGCCACTGTAGTGTTTGCTGCTGCTTTCACTGTACCTGGAGGTAATGTAGGTGATACAGGCATTCCAGTTTTTCTGCAGCGAACGGATTTCTTAGTGTTCGCCATTTCAGATGCACTAGCTTTGCTTTCTTCATCCACTTCTTTATTGATGTTCTTATCTATCTTAACTGCACGATATGCGCCCGAAGATTTCCTCCTAAAGTTACCAAGGAGTTTGATTATAGGTCTCGGTTCTCTCTTCTTTGCTATCATCACCATGATGGTGGCCTTTGGTGCAACTTTGTACATGCTACTCAAGGACAGATGGGAATCATTTTACATCCCAATTATTGCTCTGGGTTGTATACCGGCAGTGATATTTACGAAGCTGCAAGTTCCATTGTTCTACGATATGGTCCAGTCAACATACGGATCCGGAGTtgtcaagaagaaaaagacacaGTGA